The following nucleotide sequence is from Mangifera indica cultivar Alphonso chromosome 17, CATAS_Mindica_2.1, whole genome shotgun sequence.
TTTCACGCTTATTATGACTTGAGACCGAGTGAAAAACATATAATGAGGTGTTAACGCATGgtaaaacaaagtaaaaaaaaacattacatCCGTTATGAAATATTAGTCATGTGCATAGTAAAATCTCATTTAACCCATTCATTTTGACTATAAAAAAATCAGTTCACGCCTATTAAACATCATCATTACGGGTGTTTAAAACCATCCCgcaattaaattgaattaaacaaaaaagtatgttatttgaaaaattagttggaatattaatttaatagtataaaaaattgattttttaatttaattatcactctgtctaattttttaaattgattaatcgaatcaaattatttttaaaaaaattaaataaaatattaataaatattaaacatatttttaaaaaattataaaaataataaaatataataattcctTAAAATTCACTTCAAAAACCAGTTAACcgaaatttagtttgattaattagtatttttagtgcgattcaaaattagttaatttttgtctttgttaggttcattttattcaaagtaatattatattatatgtacttattttgaaaatataaaaataatattatgtgtatttatttttgatatataatttaaatatataaacgatatgttattatgtgattgaatgttattttatttttaatttaaaatcatctaatcacataataatacattatctgtgtacctaaattatgtactaaaatgTGTAcgtataaatttattgatatagaaagagtaatgttatatatacatattttttgtacataatttgagtatacaaatgatgtatcattatgttataggtatatatatcatcacatgattgaatattaatttatttttaatttaaattatatattaaatatatatttaaaatgaatatataaaaatttattattttaaatacgGATAATTTCCGGGAAAATCTTCCTTATATATTATGGCAAATTCGTCCATTCTCAAACTAACGGATATATCCCCTCAAATACAAATGTGATTCCGCGACAAAGCTATCTTAATTTAGCCATTTCATTTCGACAGCCTCTCGTGTAATGTGTTTGAGTTTTCTTCTTGGTTGCTTCAATGGACACCAACAATAACAGCAACTCATATTTTAGAGCGTTATTTAATAATGTACCAAGCCTCTTATCTCGATTTCTTGAGACTGAGCTTTCGTATGGTTATTGgatgcttaatttttttattggtttatttGGACAGAGATGGAGCTCTCTATCAATAGCTGAAAGGATCTGTGCAGCTTGTATACCACTCATTGCCATCATAGAGGCTGCAGTTTTCTCTATCGCAGGCTGTTGCGAGAAGCGACAACCTCCCAGGAAATGCCGCTTAGCTGCCAGAGATCTGTCTCGGCTCGCTAATGAATCTCGATGTAATTTTCTCCTATTCCTTTGCTTCTGTTTGTCGAGATTATCTTTTAATGTGTTTGTTCCTTgagaaattacaaaatttcgACAAGTAGAAGAGACTAATATGTTGGGaaggttttttaaaaattataatctgCGAATGGTTTTTTTCTTTAGTGTGCAACTGAAATTTGAATGCTGGTGTTATTGCTTATGCAGTTACTGTTAACGAAATAGAGGCTTTGCATGAGCTTTATGATAGTTTGAGTTGTTCAATTATCAAAGTTGGGTTGATTCACAAGGTGATTGAACTTTTAAGTTTCCTGCCTTCAATTTTGCAGCTTAGAAGTTTGATGTAACATTTACCCGGTGCCCAGGTCTTTGATTAGTCAAGAACCTATAAAACATTTGGCCTTTGAATTGAGATTACTGGACCTGGACATATTGAAATTGGTATGAAAATAGGATCTTCTGTCTGTTTGAATAGCTTCTGAACTATTCAATATTTCTCAGTTAATTTATGTATCAAAGCTGAACAAAAAGAATTCGCCAAAATTTGAGATGTTTGAAATAAGGCATTGAAGGATTTCAAtatgtaagatttttttttacaaatttgttCATGAGTCTTTTTCAGAAGTAATTCTTATGTAGAAAAACCCCTTTAGGatttggttattattatttatttatattcaaatgtgCTATACCCAAATCCTATGTGTATCTCATGCTTTTCCTGTTCCTTACCCCTTTGTGAGTGTAGTAACATTTTGAGTTAGAAAATTTGACTTTAAGACGAATTATTTCTTTTGGCAAGTTATGGGAAGTGCTTAGTTGAATCAGGCAGCCTACCGAGATGAAAGTGAAAGGCAAAAACACTGGTCATTGTAGAGATTAATCGTCCTAGTTCTGGAGATGATTGATGGTGAATTTGATTCAAGGTTGTGATTGTCAGAAAGTTGCCTTAAATTCTATGAGTTAAAATCATGTAACTGGCTCTGTCTCTATATTCAAAGTGCTTATCAAATGGAGAAGACATATAATACCGAATGTCTTGCTTACATGTGATTCTTGGGCCAGAGGTGCAATTTTACAAACTGGCATCAATAACTTGTTCCTAAAATCTTTGTCTGGATGGtatgaaaacataaaagaaattaaatgattttccACACTGAACTGCCAACATTAAAGGCTTTTTATAGTGATTTTCCACACTGAACTTGCTGTTTTAGTCTTATTTGTATTGCAGATAGTTACGAGTTTCCTGCAAATTGATGTGATTATTGTCTATGATTGGTTAATTGCAGGAGGAGCTCCAGTTGGCACTCTTCCATACTACAATAGGCGAGAATCTTTTTTTGGACCTGGTAATCACTTTGGAAACATCTCTCAgattttatcattaattgaaTATTGCTTTAACTTGGTGCTGAAAGGAATACACTATGGCAGAAAGGGCAGATGTACGGTCGATCTAACTTTTAAAGGAATTTTATAGGGTGTGGGTGTGACTTGCCCAACTGCTTCTTTTGCATTTGTTCAGTGCAGCTCAAAGTGCATGTTTGATATCAATGTTAAAGTTTCATAAGTTTGATATACCAAcattaaagtttcaaaattttgatatgcCAAAATCAAGTTCACAGATTTGTTAGCAAACTTCACATATTGTTTTGAAGCAAATAATTGAACTTTgtcattacaaaaatatatatatatatatatatatatatatatatatatatatatataataataattgaagttTGTTAAAAGCAAAAGTTTTTCTTTAGTCTTACACATCAATGCATGTATAAAACTGcttcattttctattttggtaggtttttgatctttttgatgaaaataaaaatggtgtCATTGAATTTGAGGAATTTGTTCGCGCACTCAGTGTCTTTCATCCATATGCCCCAGTGGAAGAGAAAATTGATTGTAAGAGTACTTGAGAAAGAGTTTTGGAGTCATATGCAGGTGACATTTGGTTCAAGAAATATTACTCTTcagtctttttattttattatatttttttgcagTTGCCTTTAGGCTATATGATCTAAGACAAACAGGGTATATTGAGCGGGAGGAAGTAAGCAACTGTTctgtatttatttttctgttagTAGTTTGAATTCTGAAAACTACTGATAATTGATGTTTCAGGTCATTTCTTGGCTTTTTAGCTAATTTGTTTAAAGAATGGTTTCAGGTTAGACAGATGGTAGTTGCCCTTTGGAATGAGTTCGAAATAAAATTGCCAGATGACGACCTTGAATCTATCATCAACGAAGTAAGTTATTCATTTGAACTTGCTCACCGGAGGCATGGGCATTTTGATAGCCATAGCGTTCTCTGCTGACTTTGCAGACATTTGCTGATGCTGATACTGACAAGGATGGTAGAATCAATAAAGAAGAATGGAAGGCATTTGTGATTCGTAATCCATCCCTCTTGAAGAACATGACTCTCCCTTGCCTAAAGTAAGTAGCACCTTGCCATCAAAAAGTTCCGGGCAAAGCTGATTATTGTgcttcttttaattattatcatcttCCAGGGATATCTCCACGATTTAGTACATAAGAAGCTGCATTGTATCTGATCTATTTACTGTGATTCTGTTTCAAGGAGGCTCTGATCCTGCTTGACAATTCATGTGTTACTGATCGGGTTCAACAAGATTTCATTCATATTAGGCTAGAACAGTGGCAATATTAGGTTCCCCTCAGCTATATAGGCCGGCTGTAAAGGAGCTGAGTCGCTTTAATCAAAAGCATCATATAGAGAGCaggaaaatcaattttcttagCAAGTATGTGGTGTTTTGTAGTAGATACTATGTATTTATATGGTTACCTTGTGTAAATTGTTTTTCCTGGTAATCAAGCAGTTCTGAAGATTTTTCTGAATATTAAAGGATTGTCAAGGAACCTTATTACTTTCGAGGATATAAGAACTGTGGTTGATTGTTTCTTTGCACCAATGCAATTTCAAAACTTGATATTCTACATGTTACTTTCTACTGTTCCCATGAATTTGGATGATGCAAATTGATTTGCACCACAAACACTATCTAACTCAAGTTtcgtttgaataaaaaatagttttattcaaattcattgagtcaaaattgagagttgtttgaatttgattcaaataaaaaatagtttaatttgagttttattcGAATTTATGACTTGATTTTATGTTTCgaatttataattcgaattcatgatttattcataaaattatatcgTTTATAAATGAGTCATGAACTTGAATACAAATATgagctataaatttgaattaaagatttaaactatgaattcaaattataaatttaagttaaatttaaattgaacactttttagtttgagttcaattcaatttaaaaactaatcaagTTTTTTAgtcttgaatttgatttaaattcaaaataaataaattcgaattgaattaaatcaaactaaacagaCTTTCAAACCCAAATTAGTTCGGTTCATAATCAACcgtaatcaaaataaaattcaagcaTGTTATTGAAgcgaagaataaaaaataaaaaagaatcaaaataaaCTCATCGCTGCGTCTTACTTACGACTgctattataattatcaaatacaTTCTGAATCAACGAGCAAAAACGATTCTCTCTGGACTTTTTCTGCTCTGAATGGCAGACAAGCCGAGCAAAGCTCTGGTGTTGTACGGTGATGGGTTGGCCCGTTTCGTGCACTCATCACATACCCATCTTCACTCTTTTGCATCTAAAGCTTCTTGTGGCTTCCTGACTCTCCCTAATGCACCTCCTTCAGGTTTTGCTTTTTAACTTCCTTCTTTTGattcaggtttttttttaatatcgtGCTTATAATACAAACCCCCTTTCTCTCAATTGTTTTACTTTTCCAACTGCATGTGGGATCGgaagtaaaatgaaaaattaaacaaaatatataaataaataaaattcaaagttGTGTTGTGAAATATGAAGCATACATGTGCATTTGGATTTGTTGTAATTGGggtttttattttaactaaaattgacTGTATGTGATCAATTAGATTTAAACTCATGGATCTTGTTTTGACTATTTTGGCATTCATTGTAAATGATTTCTGCCTAAATTCAAAGCTGTTGCATCTATGCAGAAAGCAATGATGAGCGAAGTGTTAGAGAGTTTGCAGTACTGCTCGATGCATGCCAAGCTTATCTTGATATGGTGGTGATATTCTCGCAATTTTAGAAATTGGAAGCTTAATTTCTTGTAAATGTACATTTTATGATTCTCATTCCCGGATTTTTCAGATTGGACATACCGATGAATTAGAATGCCAGGAAAAATTGGTAATTCCAACTTTATCCGACAGGTGAAATTactttgagtttttgctttaaGTATTGATTATTGTTGGCGAGAGGTTTATGTTGACCTATATATAGGCAATATTGGTGGATATTCTTCTTTATTGTAATTCAGGTTCATGGGAATGAAAGCTGCTTTAATCACAAACAATTCAAGGTTGAAATCTTTTGGTGGCAAACTTGGCTTCACTACAATGCAATTAAACGAGTTAAGTGGAGCCAATGATTCCCTTGCTGGTTTATCGATTGACGTTTTGGCCTTTGAGTTGCTGAAGTTGCTTGGATTTCAAGATGGGAAGATGGTGGATTCAAGCCAATATGATTTAGTGTTTGTGCACATTGCTGATGATGTGGACTATATTAATTCTATGGTTGGTAGTATTTTGCAAATAGCTCAACCTGGATCCGAAGTTGGTTCCCGATTGCACGTGTCTGTTCTTATGAGCTATGGGTGTGTCTCAGAAGCTGATGGTTCCGATCTCTCAGTTTTGATTTCTATggacaaaaaaaattcttttctttcaaagcTCATTCCTCGTCAAAGTTACACCATGAAAGGAGAAAATCCTCGAAATGATGTCAGGTAGGAAATGACTCTGTCTATTCTTGTATTACACTTACATGTCCCCATGACATTGGCTAATTTGTTATCAACAGGCACCATTCCCCGATGTTAATATCTCAGATGCAGTATGCTGTGACTCGCAAAGATATGGCGGAtaagttttcttttaaagattttag
It contains:
- the LOC123200523 gene encoding uncharacterized protein LOC123200523 isoform X1 gives rise to the protein MADKPSKALVLYGDGLARFVHSSHTHLHSFASKASCGFLTLPNAPPSESNDERSVREFAVLLDACQAYLDMVIGHTDELECQEKLVIPTLSDRFMGMKAALITNNSRLKSFGGKLGFTTMQLNELSGANDSLAGLSIDVLAFELLKLLGFQDGKMVDSSQYDLVFVHIADDVDYINSMVGSILQIAQPGSEVGSRLHVSVLMSYGCVSEADGSDLSVLISMDKKNSFLSKLIPRQSYTMKGENPRNDVRHHSPMLISQMQYAVTRKDMADKFSFKDFREHGCNLAIPADRFLYEVAFKLWKAPKYGA
- the LOC123200525 gene encoding calcineurin B-like protein 10, with protein sequence MDTNNNSNSYFRALFNNRWSSLSIAERICAACIPLIAIIEAAVFSIAGCCEKRQPPRKCRLAARDLSRLANESRFTVNEIEALHELYDSLSCSIIKVGLIHKEELQLALFHTTIGENLFLDLVFDLFDENKNGVIEFEEFVRALSVFHPYAPVEEKIDFAFRLYDLRQTGYIEREEVRQMVVALWNEFEIKLPDDDLESIINETFADADTDKDGRINKEEWKAFVIRNPSLLKNMTLPCLKDISTI
- the LOC123200523 gene encoding uncharacterized protein LOC123200523 isoform X2; its protein translation is MADKPSKALVLYGDGLARFVHSSHTHLHSFASKASCGFLTLPNAPPSESNDERSVREFAVLLDACQAYLDMIGHTDELECQEKLVIPTLSDRFMGMKAALITNNSRLKSFGGKLGFTTMQLNELSGANDSLAGLSIDVLAFELLKLLGFQDGKMVDSSQYDLVFVHIADDVDYINSMVGSILQIAQPGSEVGSRLHVSVLMSYGCVSEADGSDLSVLISMDKKNSFLSKLIPRQSYTMKGENPRNDVRHHSPMLISQMQYAVTRKDMADKFSFKDFREHGCNLAIPADRFLYEVAFKLWKAPKYGA